The following nucleotide sequence is from Scheffersomyces stipitis CBS 6054 chromosome 4, complete sequence.
CTAACTTCCAATCGCAGTGATGATCCGTAGACCGGATTTCCAAGATCGCCTAGAATAGTTCATGGAACCATAAAGTAGTGAACGATTCTTGTTGCgattttttcttttgttttctttatttCGTGTTTAAGTTGCTACTTCCACATTCTCATAACATAAAGATGTTGTCCCGTATAACAGCTAGAAGATGGGTTGGTGTATCGAGCCGTTGTTCACTTTCTACTCGTTTCTACAGTAGCAAGCTTTCTACAGAATATACCCCGGGTCCACCTCGTTTACCTAAAGAACAGCAAGAGGAGTTCGAGAGGTTGCAGAACATTGCCAACTCTCAGATAgctattgaagaatacaatgACCAGATCCGCGAGACCGGTTCTGCAAATAGTGACGCAGTTGTTCCTGATCAACCAGTTCTCAAAAGTGATATTGGAACTTTTCAGGTCTTAAAGACAATTCCAGAGTTCGAAGGAGAAGTCAACCCCAAGACGGGAGAAATCGGAGGACCAAAGCAGGATCCTTTGAAGCACGGTGATTGGTCATTTAACGGTAGAGTCACGGACTTCTAGATGTAGGGAAGAATACATAGCACAGTCCCAGGAACTATATAGAATTATATATGTGTATATATAAGATTTTCTACGGGActaatatatatatatatatgtatgCAAGCCAAAAGAGGCATATAGTGATATGAACTCGTATAGGATACTTCTAGAAGATCCTTCTAATATGTTGATAAGAAAGTGGTAAGTAAGTGGGAGTCTCATATAGTCTCATATAGTCTCATTTCTGTGAAGAGCCCATATCTGTAGATGCGTCGCAATATCAAATATATTTCAGATCTAGCATTTTTTCACAGCAATTACAATTTTTGCTTCCATTATTTTACACTTTCTTTGGCTTAGTTCTCTGTTCAAACGTCAACAAATGGAATTTGATCCATTATCGCTCTTTACACCCGAGCCAAGTTctgaaatcgaagaaaatTTCACTGTGGCAGCTTCGGTTcctgatttttcagaacCATCACACTCCATCCCTGACTATGAGG
It contains:
- a CDS encoding predicted protein, which gives rise to MLSRITARRWVGVSSRCSLSTRFYSSKLSTEYTPGPPRLPKEQQEEFERLQNIANSQIAIEEYNDQIRETGSANSDAVVPDQPVLKSDIGTFQVLKTIPEFEGEVNPKTGEIGGPKQDPLKHGDWSFNGRVTDF